In Segatella copri, the DNA window GCTTTATGGCTTGTGATGTCGCAGTTACAAGATGCATTATCGTTGCCCTCGAAAGATACATGAGCCGTCCTTGGCTCATCGAAAAGGTACAAATACTTATATGGCACAAACACTTGCACTGTTCTTTGATTGATGACCTCACCATTAGCATCTATGGATATAGGATAAGGTATCTTGTAGAAAGCAACTGCGAGGGCGAGGACTATTATCGTAATGACAACCGTTCCCAAGCTGACGAGGCGAGGAGGAACCTTGCCTATCACGTTCCTCACCTTCTCGCTTCTCAACTCGATATTATCTGTTTCTTTTTCTTTCTGTTCCATGTCAAAAGCATTTTAGTTTCCCAATTCCAACTGATTCTTCACAAGATTATAGTATGCTCCTCGCTTGGCGGTCAAAGACTCATGGTTGCCTTCCTCAACCACTTTGCCATGGTCGATGACCACGATTTGGTCGGCATTCTTCACTGTGCTTAGGCGATGAGCTACAATCACAACAGTCTTACCCTTATAGAACTTATCCAAGTTCTCGACGATGCTCCTCTCGTTGTTGGCATCGAGCGAGTTGGTCGCCTCGTCAAGGAAGATGTAGTCGGGATTCTTATACACCGCCCTCGCTATCAAGATGCGTTGTTTCTGTCCCTGGCTCAGTCCCACGCCATCACGTCCAATCTTGGTGTTGAACTTCAGAGGCAAAGCCATCACATAGTCCTTGATACAAGCTATCTCGGCAGCTTTCAACAACCGTTCCTTGTCTATGTCGCCATCGTCAACGGCAATGTTTCTTGCGATACTCTCCGAGAAGATAACACCATCCTGCATGACAACACCACATTGTCTGCGCCACCACTTTTTGTTGAGTTTGTTGATGTCAGTATTTCCAATGTTGATTGTTCCCTCCAAGACAGGATAATAACCAAGCATCAAACGGATGAGGGTGGTCTTTCCACTGCCAGATGCGCCAACGATGGCTGTTACCTTACCTTGCGGAATGTGAATGCTCACATCGTCTATGGTTTTGCGCAAAGCATGTGGGTCGTACTTGAACATGATGTTCTTGATGTCAATGCCCTCATTCTTATCTTCAATAGAAGTTAGCAAGCCTTCCTTTCCATTCTCATCATCCATCTGGTGAATCTCGTTGATTCGCTCCAAGCTAATCTTCACATCTTGCAGAGAATAGAAGAAGTTCATCAGTTGCTCCACAGGCGAGTTGAGCTGTCCGATGATGTATTGCACGGCAAGCATCATACCGAGTGTCATTTGCCCATGAATCACGGCAGTTGCAGCGACTACCGTGATGATGATGTTCTTCACCTCGTTGATGAAAATACTTCCAGCTTCCTGTGTCTGTTGGAGTTTGAGCGACTTCATCTGCACGCCGAATAGCTCAGCTTGTGTGTCCTCCCATTCCCATCTTCTACGTTGCTCACAATCCTGCAACTTGATTTCCTGCATATAGGTGATAAACTCATAAGTTTTGTTATTGTTGATGGCTTGCTGCTCGAACAACTCATAGTCAAGCACCTTCCTCCGCTTCAAGAACAAGGTCATCCATGCACCATAGAGGATGCTTCCCAACAAAAAGATGGTAAACACCAACTTGTTGTAGAAGAACAGTACCACCGAGAATACCACAAAGGTTAGCACGGCAAAGGTGATGTTGAGCGTCTGCTGCGTAAGGAAGTTGTTCACACGGGTATGGTCGTTCATTCTTTGCATCAAGTCGCCCATGAGTTTCGTATCAAAGAAAGACATAGGCAGTTTCAATAGCTTGATGAAGAAGTCACTTACCAATGATATGTTGATGCGTAAGGATATGTGAAGCAACAACCATCTGCGGATAAAGTCTATTGCCGTTCGGCTGATTGTAAGCATCAACTGCCCCAAGAGTATCAGCCAAACAAAACCTATATCTTGGTTCTTGATACCGACATCCACGATAGATTGGGTAAGGAATGGCAGGACAAGCTGCAGGAGGCTTCCGACTACCAGACCCAAGATAATTTGTCCGAAATACTTGCGATATTTCCTCACATATCCAAGGAGAAAGCGGAAAGACCTCTTCTCTTTGATGTGTTCTTCGTCCTCCATCTTATAGGTAAAGAAAGCAGGAGTGGTTTCCAAGAACATGGCAATGCCCTTGTCCTCGCCATTAGATTTCGTGCTTATCCAATGTTGCTTGAACTCATCCAAGCCATAAGTTACCAATCCTTTTCCTGGGTCAGCTACATAAAACTTCTTGCCTTTCTTGACCTTATATAAGACTACAAAATGGTTTTGGTCCCAGTGAAGGATGCTAGGCAAAGGGGCTTTACCTAACATAGTAGTGGTTACCCTTGCACTTATCGTATGCAATCCAAGCGTGTTGGCTGCTTCATTAATGCCAAGCATGGAAACACCTTCCGTGGTGGCAAAACAAAGTTTCGACAGAGAATCCAAAGAGTATTCTCTGCCGAAATATTTGCATACCATCTGCAAGCAAGCTATGCCACATTGCATGGAGTCGTGTTGAAATATTATTGTTATTTTTCTCATTTTTGAACATTATAGACTCATCCTACTTTTTTGACTTTGTCCTGCCCCTGTACCTTTATACTTCTTTTTTGCCACATTAAATCTATATCGGATAGTTAGAGAATATTCACTTATTGAGTAATCATGATGAATTATTTCTCGCATACTTCCGGAGTACATTTTACTATGCATATTCCCTGTACCGAGCAAATCATTAGCATAAAAGAACACTACCATTTTTCCTTTCAGAAACGATTTATATATTGATAAATTCGAGCTGAAATAATTACGGTACATATAAGAAGTTTCATCGTCACCCTTAGTCTGCGCTGTTAGCAGCAGGGAGATTGTACAGAACTTAGTATCTATAGTATTATCAAAACGCACCGTAATCTTTGGATTGTCAAGACCGTGCCCTCCATGAGTTTCCATGTCAAACCATTGCTTGAAGAAATGGAAACGCAAAGAGGGATGCCATATTCCAAATTTGGGACTTGCGGAAAGCGAAGCCCCGATACGATTATATGGTTTCCAATTCACATTTTGTATTAACGCTATATTAGGATTGTCCTTGTACGACTGAGTTAACATCACAATTGGATCAGATACATGAGTATAAATGCCCTCAGCCATAAGCCATTTGTAAGACACCATATAATTAATGTTACGGCTTATTTCCGAGACAAGGAAGGGGTTTCCTGATTCATAAGTATAACGATTATCATACCCTATTCCTGACCGCATATCATAATATGAAGGACGCTTTATTGTAGCTCCATAGCTTAATTGCATTTGGGTTTTTCCTACCGGAAGGGATAATGATAATGAAGGAAGGAGATTCCCATACCTCTTACTTTGTTCGGGGATTCTTTTTCCTTCTTCATAATAATTAAAATCCGTATTCTCATACCTTATTCCCGCAAGGACTCTCAATTGCCCGAATTTCCGTGTATAATCACAAAACACAGAGGCCATGCCCTCCTTGATTCTGTTATCCTGTTTGTCCAATAATCCCATAGGCTGAACATCATACGAACTGTTACGGTTAGTATTAGAGTATTCTCCTCCGAAAGAAAGTTGTCCTTTCCAAAATGGCAAAGTCAATGTCAGCTTGGAAGCAAAAAGCTCATTCTTGGTATTTGTTTTTGTATGTACAGCTTTATCCTGCCAATCGCCTCCATACTCTTGGTACCTTTCAAGGGTATTTACTTTGGAGAAATCTTTGTCCCAAAGCCAATCGGTATTAAAATTTATGTCCACGATGCCTATTTTCCCCATATAATAAACGTTACTACTTGCAAGGCTCATGTTGCCTGGTTTTGCTATGTCACTTGCGGATTCTTCCGTGAAGGCATAATCTTTATATATGGTTGTCGCTATATTGCTTACAGCTTTATTGAACATGCGGTTGAAGTTGAAACTTGCACCTATAAAACTATTATTGCTTATCTGATAGTTAACTCCTAGTCCGCAATATAATTGCCTGTTTCTTATGCTACCCTTAATATCATTGCGTTGATGCCAAACATTGTCGACATAGGTGTTTTGAACGAGATCTTGCTTGATTGAACTTTCAGCGTCTTTAATCTTCAAGACAGTGAATGTCTCAAGACCTTTCTTCTGATAGTTTATGTTCAGTTGCTCATATCCACCAATTCTTGAGTTTTCATCATTTTTCCCAAATGTCCTCGTTTCAAATCCGAATCCATCTTTTGTTCTTTTTTTCGTATTGATACGTATAACCGCCTTTACATTTGAGGCATATTGCGCTCCCGGATTTTGTTTTACCTCCACAGTGCTTATTTCATCTGGGTTCAAGCGGTCCAATTCCGTATTATCCCTAACCTTTTTGCCATTAATGTAAATCACTGGTTCACCAATTCCAAAGATATTGATTTTCCCGTTTTGCGTAGTGACATTGGGAATTCGGTCAAGCAAATTGTATATGTTTCCCGTTTTTTCCAATATTGAGCCAGCCACGGTTGTGATAACAGCCCCATTCTTCAACTTACTCTTGGGTAAAGAAGATTTTACGATGACATCTCCTAATGTCATAGATTCCTCTTTTAAAACAATAACACCAAGATTATCATCAGTTACATTTAAGAAAACAGTCCTATATCCTATACATGTTACCTTGACAATTCCATTTTGATGAGGCGTATTAAGTATAAAACTGCCATTTTCATCACTAACAACACCTTTAACAAATACAGAATCTTTTGATTGTAGCATAGCAACATTGGCAAATTGTATTGCATTTCCCTGCTCATCTACAATTTTTCCTGTTATGCTTTGTGCAATACAAGCAAGATTACAACTTATGTAAATTAAAAAAACTACAAAATATCTCATATTTCAGTTTTGCTATAAAATATAACCTGTCACGGTAGAATTTGGACATCTTGGGTCTGGGTAATCAAAATAGCCTTTACCTAAAGTCTTAGATATATCGACAAAACATACACGTCTATTTATAGATTTGCGACAAATATCAATAACTTTGCAATGCTTACAAGGAGAGTTTGTGTCTCTCTTTTCAATTTGACTAAATGTACATATCTCTAATGCTTTTGGTGAATTCCAAATTGTTTTTAATGGGAAATTATATATATTCCCAAGAACAAAGTCTGGATTGTCATAAAGCATTTCACAAGGTGTGCATATTCCTGTAGTCAAAATAGACAGCATATAATTTCCTGCATGGCATATTTGATTGTTACTTACAAACTCGTTAACAGTCTTAAATCTCTTCAACTGATACCCACACTTATTTATTTTATTTAAAAAGATTGGGAAATGTTTCTTTTGAGCATCTACATATGATGAAATAGATGCCAATTGCTCATTTCTTGGTGTATAGTCTTTGTATTCTTCCTTAAACTCAGAATAAAATGCAGGAGTTATTACCCAATCAATAATATTTTCGAATTGAGACAAAAAATCATACAACTCTTTGAAATTTTCAACAGTTCCATTATGGATAGTTATAACACTTCTGACATTTAAAGACACGCCATTTTGTTGGCAATACAAAAACATCTTCTTTACTTTTTCAACATATGCTTTAGAGCCACCAACCATTACTTGTATGATGCCACCATCAATTGAATCTAAAGAAAATTGCATTTTGTCAATACCGATACCCTTTAACAACTTAACATCATCCTCTGTCAACGGTGTCTTTGTCGAAAGAAATGGATAATACCCTTTATTTAATGTATATCCAAGAAGTTCTTTCCAATCTTTACGTGCAAAAATATCACCTCCAGTTAAAGCTATGTTAGAAACTCCAATTTTATGGCATTCATCTATAATTCTTTCTATTTTTTGTAATGGCATAGAAAGGTTTTTACTACGTTTTGCATAGCAATAAATACAATTGGTGTTACATGCCGTTGTCACCATAATGCTAACATTGAAAGGCACTGTAGGACGCTTGTTAATGAATTTGTCAAATGGACTATATCCCTGCTCAAAGTAATATTTACGTTCGTCTGGCAACATACTATAAACCAATAAATGAGCGGGAATAACAAATGTTTGATACTTATAAGTAAACCTACTTTCATTTTTACCGATTAAATTATTCACAAAATATTCAATTTTGGCAATATCTATACCCAATGACAAAGAAATTTTTTGCAATGATATTGTCGTAGTATTTTTACCAATTTCAGATATAATAAATCCTACTACAGGTGGTACGACAAAGATATTCCCAGAATTTCCTTGTACGTCGTTATCTACTTGTTGTTCCAATTTTACAATATACGAACAACATTTTTCATTGCGAATAATATATTGAGGATTTAATCTTATATAGTTCATAATACAATATTTTAAAGGGCATGTCAAAAGTAGCACAACTAATTATAGAAAGTTACTCCTGGCATACCCACATTTTAACATTCTACCCAACCTTTTTCAGGTTGATCTGGAACTGATGGAGACACGATAGTTTCGCCAGCTCCACCATATTCACAAACACAAGTGCTAGAACCACTGCCACCATTTACCTCTTCCATTTCAGAGAGAAGTAAATCTTCAATTTCATTCTTTTTCATTGTCTGTATTTTTATAAGAATGTATTTTTAACCAACAAGCATCACCGTGTTGTCGATGCCTTTAATTTTTCTCAGTAAGGTCTGAGTTGTTTCAACCTTGCACAAAGGTTATTGGAACAATCGTACCAAAACGAAAGCAAACTGCAATTATTTGCATCATTTTGTGTTCCGAGTACAAAGATATGAAGACTTTTTGAAACAAAGTAATTTTCAGAGAATATTTAAACTACATTAAACTATGTTATACGTGATTACACTTTGCATAATAATACAAAAATAGCATTTTCACTTACTTTTTTTACGGTTTACTTGCATCTTTATTCTATTTGATTCATCAATAAGTTGTCTTGCTATACTATCTTTATATGATGCTATCTCAACCATTTTGTGGTAGTGATAGACGGAATCTTCATACACATCAACTTGGGTTCTTAATTTATCAATTATGTCTTCGTCTCGTTGGACATTGAAATGTTTTTCGATGTAGCGAATGTTCGGGTCGTTAGATGGAAGCACCATCTTCAATGCCCTATATTTCAAGTCTGCCTCCTCCCAATCTTGGTGCTCTCGCCATTGGGTGAGATTGCCCCAAATGGAGAGGACAAGAGACAGAGCCAAGCTACCAATGAAAAGAAGAACTTTCTTTGAGGTTGGCTCGAAGCGATGGGTTACAACCTTCTTTTGAGGTGATTTGTTCATTACTTCAAGTTTTTCCTGCAATGCCTTCGAGGTGACAGTATGCTCTTGTTTCATCTGCTTGACAGCATCTACCAAGAGCTTGTTTCGCTGCTCATTTTTTCCAAGTTCAACCTTGATAACGTCAGCAAAAACGACAATGGCATCTCTTAATTTGGATATTTTACCAATGGCTTCCTCTTCTTTACCAAACATTGCAATGATTGAGTTCTCCAATCTGGTTGTGTCATTACTTGCAGGAACAGTTTCCGCTCCTGCGTTCTTTGGTGAAGCAGAAAGTTCATCGACTTTCTGCTCCAATCTCTCAACAGTGCCGTAGATGGCTTCCAACATTTCTTCTTTCATAGTTCTGGTGTTGTTTGAATGGTTTGTAACTTGCATCAAAGGCTAAAGCCTCTTCTGCGTTTCCTCTTTTTCTTCTTGGTGGATTCATCCTCTGGGAATTGCTCAAAGGTCTGTGCATTGGCAGAAGCAAAAAGTCCTATGGAAGAAATACCGTCCCAAGGGTCCTGGCTGCTCTCCGATATGGATGGCACCTGCTCATTCTTGCAACAGCCCTGCTCATATTGCTGAGCAGAGCTGGCTCTTGCTGATAAAAGGTTCTCCGTTCCCTCAAATCTCGCATTCAGCTTGCCAAAGCTATAGCCTCGGCTAATCTGCGTACCTTTGAAGCTATATCCATCCTTGCAGAAACGGATACCTTGTACCTTGGTTCGTTCCTTGTCCTTATAGACAAGTTCCAAGCGAACACCTCGCTTTGCAAGTTCATTCTTGAACTTTTGCCAACTATCAGCGACTTTCAAGGCATCCTTGACAGCATTGTGTATCTCGTATTTTGCACGCTCCGCATTGCGCAATTTGCGAGTGTTAGTCTTGCTCTTGTCAGTTCCGTAAGTCAATCCATACTTGGATTTTAGAGCCTTGGTCACTTGCTCATTACGCCTGTAATCGTGGGCGTCTGATATGAGTTTGCCCTCATTGTTGATGCGGTTATACACGATATGACAATGTGGATTGTCCGTGTTGTGATGCCTTACGATAATGAATTGGGTATCGTTGATACCCATCATTTGCATGTATTCAAGGGCTATCTTAGCCATGAAATCATCCGTCAAACGTGGCTTGTCCTCGGGCTTGAAGCTCAAAGCTATGTGCCCCACAGGCTTCTTAATCCTTGGATTTAGCTATCTTTGCAGCTCAAAACTTTGTACTATCTCGGCATTCGTGCCGAGTAACACTCCATCCGAGGCAAGGATTTTCGCCTCGTCCTTGCCTGTCACGTAGCGGACGCAACCACCAAAGGATGCACCTTTCTTTAGCTTGCCTATCATGTGGTATCCTCCTTTCTGCCCATACTGCTTGGCTTCGGTTTATAACTTGCTTGGCGAAACTCGCCAAGGATTTCTTTCAATCTTCTCAACAAGTCCACCACATATACATGGGTTTCATGGAAACCTCTCTGATGCGACAGCTTGGTAAGTTGGTTGAGGTTGTTCGCCATGCCAATGAGATTCTTGGCGATGGCTACCGTCTCTGCATTGTGTCCGCTGACCACCTCGCCGTTCAAGGCGGACTCACGGATGTACTCCGCCAACTTGCGGTTGGCTTTTCTCGCCCTCAGTCTCAAAGCCTCGTAGCTTGGCTTCGAGAACTTCACCGTGACAGACTTCGACAGCTTGCGAACCCTGCCCGTAGGCGGTCTTCCGCCCTTTTTCCTATTCTGTTCCTGTATGCTTGTCATTCGATATACTGTTTACAGTTGGTACACTCACTTTCTGCGACCGTCGGGAGCAAAATTCCTCCGCCCTCATGGTGGAGCGAGGCGTTTTGGGGTTCCCAAAACATAACCTCGCTCCCTCTCAGAACACGTTAGTTGGAACTACAGCCTTTCAGCTATCCACGTCCAAGGTCGCAGACCTTAATTCTCACAATTTGCGCCAAGCCTCGAAGTCCTCTTCATAAAGGCTTAGGTGGTGGCGCACGATGTTCTCGATGATGCCCGATACGCTCATGCGTCTCCCTCCGAGGATGCGGACGACACGATCAAGACGGTCTCGTACATCGGAACTGACGAAGACTGGCTTGCGGTCGTCAATCCTTGGAACTTGGAGGAAGGTCTGCTGATACTCCTCTAATGTCGCCTTGCGCTGCTTGCCACTGATGCGCTTCTGCGGATTCGGTGGCGATTGAACCTCGTTCGTAAGCTCGTCCTCCATGTTGGAGGTTGTTGCAGCCACATTCTCTGTCACAACTTCTAAATCGGAGTTCTCCACCTCTTCAAAGAAAGAGCTATGTTTTTGGGCATAGTCTTTACCATAAGTGGATGGGTGAAGCGAAGCCATCACCTCCTGTGTCATTTTCTCCTGCTGTTCAGGAGACATTTTCGTTTCTTTTGTTCTTGCCATAGCTTATGCTGTTTTATTTGTTAGTATAGTGGTCACGGTTTGCACCATTGACCGATTGTCGGGTGCAAAGTAAGTGTACTGAGTGCAGCCATGCAACTGATTGGGTGTAACGTGGCAATTTAGTTGTGGCTTGCTTATTTGCATACCGAGATAGTTGTGAGAACTTCAACGTATTTCTCAACTCATCATTGTTCATGTATTCGTTGCAGTCGTGCAAGTTTTTCTTGTTGTTTTTGGCGTTGAAGTCGGCAAACCCCGGCAACATACTGCCACAGAAATTGAAAACGCTTGTTTTTAGATTGCCGTGCCTTATCTTTGCACTCACAAACGTGGAGCACAGCATATGCGTGGAGCTTTGCGACATATAACATAGTATTAACTTAGAAAAAAGAAAAGTATGGGATTCATCGTATTCGAGGAAGAGGCATTCAACTATCTTGATGCCCAGTTGGAGAACTTCGTGAAGCGCATGGACAGAATCCGTGAGCGCAGTGAGGACAAGACCATGAACAAGTGGCTCGACACGCAGGACGTGTGTCAGACGCTCAACATCTGCCCACGGACAGTGCAGACGCTTCGGGACAACGGAACTTTGGCTTATACGCAAATCAGCCACAAGACCTACTACAAGCCGGAGGACGTGATGGCTATCGTAGCAGTAGTGGAGGACAGGAAAAAGGACATGCGCTTTCGCAAGCGCACAGGTTAGGCTGTCAATATACAACAGCCACTTTATCCAATGCAGCAAGTAAACCGAGTAACGTAAGTATCAACAATAAAACGAGACAACTATGAGCAATGAAGTAATGACAAGAAACAGCGAGTGGATGAACCACATCGTGAACCACCTCAACCGAATGGTTGACAATTTTGAACGTGCCGTGATGAACTACCGCCCCATGCTTGGCGGTGAGCGCTTCATGACGGACAAGGAGCTTTGTGCCAGGCTGCAACTGAGCCGAAGAACCCTGCAGGACTACCGAAACAACGGTGTCATCCCGTATATCCAGCTTGGCGGAAAGATACTCTACCGCGAGTCCGACATTCAGAAGATTCTGATGGCTAACTATCGTGAGGCGTACAGAATGAAGGGCTTGTAGGAGAAATACATGTCCTTGATGAGTGGGGTGAAATGAACAAGGCGACAACGTATAACTTACCGAGCGTGGTTGTTATAGGTTGTCGCCTCGTTTTATTGGCTATACCGAGTTGTTCGTGTTTGCCGGGTATCATTTGTGTTACCTGTATAAATCTAATACCATGCTAAAACACACTGCGGTGGTTCGCCCAAGTGGCTGGAGGCGCAAAGCCTCCAAGGAACGTTGCTTTATGGCAGGTCTATGCCATTGCATTCTCTGTAAAGATACAGACCAGTTTAGTGCGGCTTGTCTGTCTGCCGATGACGGACTGCATGATGAACTCCCGAAAGGCTCGGCTCTCAATGCTGTCAATACGGAAGGCTACCGCAATGACGAGTTCAAGGCTATACACATCATAGCTGATGCGGTCGTTCTTCCTGACATGACGGCGTACACCCTGCTCTTTCAGAATGCCGTCCTTGAATACAGCCTTGACAGCCTTGCGCACATAACAGCCGAATATATTATACATGTCGGCAATCTCCTGCATGGTCATCCATACAGTATCGGTCGGCATGGATACCGTTCCGCTCTCGCTGATAGTTATAACTCCTCTGTTCATTTTCCAATAGTTTTTTCGTTCGATAATCTGTTCCTTTCTCGCTTGGCAATAAGCTTATCCATGTCATTTGAAATCTTCTGCTCCGTCACCTGCGCATAGACCTGTGTGCTTGTAATGTCTGCGTGTCCCATCATCTTGGCTATGCTGCCGATGGGAATGTCCTCGTTGAGCATCAAGACTCCGAATGTATGGCGGCTGGCGTGGAATCCCAACTTATTACTTATGCCAAGCACCATTCCAAGGGTATGCACATCAAGATAGATGTCTTTCTTCTCACCCAGTGGAAAAACAGGCTTGCTGTCGTCCGTGGTATTGTAGAGCGAAAGAATCTTCTCGGCTATCGGATGGAGTGGCACGAAGAACTCCACGCCTGTCTTCTCTCTTTCCTTGCGGATGAACTTCCTACCCTCGGAGTTCTCACTGATATGGTGAGGGTACAGTTTCTTTACATCTATATAGGATAAGGAGGTGAGCGAGGCAAAAATGAAACATCTGCGTGCAAGCTCCGTTCGCTCGTCAGCCATCGGGGTAGAGAGCATCTTGATGAAGTCTGCCTTGCTGATATGGGTCATCTTCGGGGCTGCCTTCTTCTCATACCCTATCTTGGCTATGGGATTGAAGCGGATAATGCTCCTGTCCACTGCCTTGTACATCAACATGTTCAGCCAGAGCAAGCAATGGTTCACGTAGCTGTCAATACGTCCCTGGTCTCGTTTCAGGAATAGCTTGTATTCCTCCCCGAAATTCTCGTCTATGTCCTCAAAGGCGATGTCGTCCTTATCCAACGAATGGACAAAGGATCTCAGGTTCTTCTGCCATGTCCGCTTGTGCAGGAAGGTTTGTCTGGCTTTTGCGGTTCGATACCATTCCACGATGGTATCACCAAAGTTCAGCAAGAACCTTCCTGTCGTGTCCTTGTCCTTCAACACTGCCTTCAGCATTTCCACGGTGATGATGCCGT includes these proteins:
- a CDS encoding TonB-dependent receptor domain-containing protein, encoding MRYFVVFLIYISCNLACIAQSITGKIVDEQGNAIQFANVAMLQSKDSVFVKGVVSDENGSFILNTPHQNGIVKVTCIGYRTVFLNVTDDNLGVIVLKEESMTLGDVIVKSSLPKSKLKNGAVITTVAGSILEKTGNIYNLLDRIPNVTTQNGKINIFGIGEPVIYINGKKVRDNTELDRLNPDEISTVEVKQNPGAQYASNVKAVIRINTKKRTKDGFGFETRTFGKNDENSRIGGYEQLNINYQKKGLETFTVLKIKDAESSIKQDLVQNTYVDNVWHQRNDIKGSIRNRQLYCGLGVNYQISNNSFIGASFNFNRMFNKAVSNIATTIYKDYAFTEESASDIAKPGNMSLASSNVYYMGKIGIVDINFNTDWLWDKDFSKVNTLERYQEYGGDWQDKAVHTKTNTKNELFASKLTLTLPFWKGQLSFGGEYSNTNRNSSYDVQPMGLLDKQDNRIKEGMASVFCDYTRKFGQLRVLAGIRYENTDFNYYEEGKRIPEQSKRYGNLLPSLSLSLPVGKTQMQLSYGATIKRPSYYDMRSGIGYDNRYTYESGNPFLVSEISRNINYMVSYKWLMAEGIYTHVSDPIVMLTQSYKDNPNIALIQNVNWKPYNRIGASLSASPKFGIWHPSLRFHFFKQWFDMETHGGHGLDNPKITVRFDNTIDTKFCTISLLLTAQTKGDDETSYMYRNYFSSNLSIYKSFLKGKMVVFFYANDLLGTGNMHSKMYSGSMREIIHHDYSISEYSLTIRYRFNVAKKKYKGTGAGQSQKSRMSL
- a CDS encoding radical SAM/SPASM domain-containing protein, producing the protein MNYIRLNPQYIIRNEKCCSYIVKLEQQVDNDVQGNSGNIFVVPPVVGFIISEIGKNTTTISLQKISLSLGIDIAKIEYFVNNLIGKNESRFTYKYQTFVIPAHLLVYSMLPDERKYYFEQGYSPFDKFINKRPTVPFNVSIMVTTACNTNCIYCYAKRSKNLSMPLQKIERIIDECHKIGVSNIALTGGDIFARKDWKELLGYTLNKGYYPFLSTKTPLTEDDVKLLKGIGIDKMQFSLDSIDGGIIQVMVGGSKAYVEKVKKMFLYCQQNGVSLNVRSVITIHNGTVENFKELYDFLSQFENIIDWVITPAFYSEFKEEYKDYTPRNEQLASISSYVDAQKKHFPIFLNKINKCGYQLKRFKTVNEFVSNNQICHAGNYMLSILTTGICTPCEMLYDNPDFVLGNIYNFPLKTIWNSPKALEICTFSQIEKRDTNSPCKHCKVIDICRKSINRRVCFVDISKTLGKGYFDYPDPRCPNSTVTGYIL
- a CDS encoding MobC family plasmid mobilization relaxosome protein, which produces MTSIQEQNRKKGGRPPTGRVRKLSKSVTVKFSKPSYEALRLRARKANRKLAEYIRESALNGEVVSGHNAETVAIAKNLIGMANNLNQLTKLSHQRGFHETHVYVVDLLRRLKEILGEFRQASYKPKPSSMGRKEDTT
- a CDS encoding DUF3408 domain-containing protein — translated: MARTKETKMSPEQQEKMTQEVMASLHPSTYGKDYAQKHSSFFEEVENSDLEVVTENVAATTSNMEDELTNEVQSPPNPQKRISGKQRKATLEEYQQTFLQVPRIDDRKPVFVSSDVRDRLDRVVRILGGRRMSVSGIIENIVRHHLSLYEEDFEAWRKL
- a CDS encoding helix-turn-helix domain-containing protein; its protein translation is MGFIVFEEEAFNYLDAQLENFVKRMDRIRERSEDKTMNKWLDTQDVCQTLNICPRTVQTLRDNGTLAYTQISHKTYYKPEDVMAIVAVVEDRKKDMRFRKRTG
- a CDS encoding site-specific integrase, which translates into the protein MSRSTFSILPYINRQKVKADGTANILCRITVDGKSAAISTGISCTPQEWNAKKGEVRNARDNGRLASFLAEVKDKYNSLLSTNGIITVEMLKAVLKDKDTTGRFLLNFGDTIVEWYRTAKARQTFLHKRTWQKNLRSFVHSLDKDDIAFEDIDENFGEEYKLFLKRDQGRIDSYVNHCLLWLNMLMYKAVDRSIIRFNPIAKIGYEKKAAPKMTHISKADFIKMLSTPMADERTELARRCFIFASLTSLSYIDVKKLYPHHISENSEGRKFIRKEREKTGVEFFVPLHPIAEKILSLYNTTDDSKPVFPLGEKKDIYLDVHTLGMVLGISNKLGFHASRHTFGVLMLNEDIPIGSIAKMMGHADITSTQVYAQVTEQKISNDMDKLIAKRERNRLSNEKTIGK
- a CDS encoding helix-turn-helix domain-containing protein, producing the protein MSNEVMTRNSEWMNHIVNHLNRMVDNFERAVMNYRPMLGGERFMTDKELCARLQLSRRTLQDYRNNGVIPYIQLGGKILYRESDIQKILMANYREAYRMKGL
- a CDS encoding peptidase domain-containing ABC transporter, giving the protein MRKITIIFQHDSMQCGIACLQMVCKYFGREYSLDSLSKLCFATTEGVSMLGINEAANTLGLHTISARVTTTMLGKAPLPSILHWDQNHFVVLYKVKKGKKFYVADPGKGLVTYGLDEFKQHWISTKSNGEDKGIAMFLETTPAFFTYKMEDEEHIKEKRSFRFLLGYVRKYRKYFGQIILGLVVGSLLQLVLPFLTQSIVDVGIKNQDIGFVWLILLGQLMLTISRTAIDFIRRWLLLHISLRINISLVSDFFIKLLKLPMSFFDTKLMGDLMQRMNDHTRVNNFLTQQTLNITFAVLTFVVFSVVLFFYNKLVFTIFLLGSILYGAWMTLFLKRRKVLDYELFEQQAINNNKTYEFITYMQEIKLQDCEQRRRWEWEDTQAELFGVQMKSLKLQQTQEAGSIFINEVKNIIITVVAATAVIHGQMTLGMMLAVQYIIGQLNSPVEQLMNFFYSLQDVKISLERINEIHQMDDENGKEGLLTSIEDKNEGIDIKNIMFKYDPHALRKTIDDVSIHIPQGKVTAIVGASGSGKTTLIRLMLGYYPVLEGTINIGNTDINKLNKKWWRRQCGVVMQDGVIFSESIARNIAVDDGDIDKERLLKAAEIACIKDYVMALPLKFNTKIGRDGVGLSQGQKQRILIARAVYKNPDYIFLDEATNSLDANNERSIVENLDKFYKGKTVVIVAHRLSTVKNADQIVVIDHGKVVEEGNHESLTAKRGAYYNLVKNQLELGN